A stretch of Pseudophryne corroboree isolate aPseCor3 chromosome 9, aPseCor3.hap2, whole genome shotgun sequence DNA encodes these proteins:
- the CCDC51 gene encoding mitochondrial potassium channel isoform X2: MVARGIVREARESVESQLLKLKEVRDRLDRVSRDDIQYLELATLEHKLLQEEKRLRTSYINAEENERETFFSFSASVRESHEKERTRAERTKNWSVIGSVLGAVIGVMGSTYINRVRLQELKVLLLEAQKGPISLQEAIHEHASVHQSQQKDLGDLIVSLRNVVPGTVPSSQVSPKGGSESPGKAVASDDRVFTVIKEHMAYTKETGKNLEGLQQKYGDLEKSIGKIATDVQNVKSKLSSPPTARVAPVSVPGDSGQEGPLQNVILVLSEAEQRLGTQINRNSIYSTALTCMVFTLTIPILYVLLKGN; encoded by the exons ATGGTGGCCCGTGGGATCGTGCGGGAGGCTCGTGAGAGTGTGGAGTCCCAGCTGCTGAAACTGAAGGAAGTGCGGGATCGCCTGGACAGAGTGTCTCGCGATGATATCCAGTACCTGGAGCTAGCTACACTGGAGCACAAATTGCTGCAG GAAGAAAAAAGATTGAGAACTTCGTACATCAATGCAGAAGAGAATGAAAGAGAGACGTTCTTCAGCTTCTCCGCCTCTGTGAGGGAGAGCCACGAGAAGGAGAGAACCAGAGCAGAGCGGACTAAGAACTGGTCAGTCATTGGGTCTGTTCTGGGTGCAGTTATCGGGGTCATGGGGTCAACCTATATTAATCGCGTCAGGCTGCAAGAATTAAAGGTCCTGCTTCTGGAAGCGCAGAAAGGACCAATCAGCTTACAGGAAGCCATCCACGAACATGCGTCTGTACACCAATCCCAGCAAAAGGATCTTGGTGACCTCATTGTATCATTAAGAAATGTGGTACCAGGTACAGTGCCGTCATCCCAAGTGTCTCCCAAAGGTGGCTCTGAGTCTCCAGGAAAAGCCGTCGCTTCAGACGATCGGGTGTTTACGGTAATTAAGGAGCATATGGCTTACACCAAGGAAACCGGGAAGAACTTGGAAGGCTTACAGCAGAAATATGGAGACCTGGAAAAGAGTATCGGCAAAATAGCAACAGATGTTCAGAATGTGAAGTCTAAACTGTCCTCGCCGCCCACAGCCAGAGTCGCCCCCGTGTCTGTGCCTGGGGACAGCGGGCAGGAAGGTCCGCTGCAGAATGTTATACTTGTATTGTCAGAAGCCGAGCAAAGGCTGGGGACTCAAATTAATAGAAATTCCATTTACAGCACTGCATTGACATGTATGGTGTTCACATTAACAATTCCTATATTGTACGTTTtactgaagggaaactag
- the CCDC51 gene encoding mitochondrial potassium channel isoform X1, with protein MKHFCGAQVIIGAMRPPSRSSLILSRRITLLSVRTLCSPTSKTPDTKPSSDHSGVSPLQEWKEVAKTVGRNSMQRVSTTAKSWWDRYEEFVGLVEVREAQGKVAEAEKDFMVARGIVREARESVESQLLKLKEVRDRLDRVSRDDIQYLELATLEHKLLQEEKRLRTSYINAEENERETFFSFSASVRESHEKERTRAERTKNWSVIGSVLGAVIGVMGSTYINRVRLQELKVLLLEAQKGPISLQEAIHEHASVHQSQQKDLGDLIVSLRNVVPGTVPSSQVSPKGGSESPGKAVASDDRVFTVIKEHMAYTKETGKNLEGLQQKYGDLEKSIGKIATDVQNVKSKLSSPPTARVAPVSVPGDSGQEGPLQNVILVLSEAEQRLGTQINRNSIYSTALTCMVFTLTIPILYVLLKGN; from the exons ATGAAACACTTTTGTGGTGCACAGGTCATAATTGGGGCCATGAGGCCACCTAGTCGGTCCTCCCTTATTCTGAGCCGTAGAATCACACTCCTCAGTGTAAGGACTCTCTGCTCTCCTACTTCTAAAACTCCAGACACCAAACCCTCATCGGACCATTCTGGAGTGAGCCCCTTGCAGGAGTGGAAGGAAGTGGCCAAAACTGTGGGTAGAAACTCCATGCAAAGAGTCTCTACCACGGCCAAAAGCTGGTGGGACCGATACGAAGAGTTTGTAGGACTTGTAGAAGTCCGAGAAGCTCAAGGAAAAGTAGCAGAG GCGGAGAAGGATTTCATGGTGGCCCGTGGGATCGTGCGGGAGGCTCGTGAGAGTGTGGAGTCCCAGCTGCTGAAACTGAAGGAAGTGCGGGATCGCCTGGACAGAGTGTCTCGCGATGATATCCAGTACCTGGAGCTAGCTACACTGGAGCACAAATTGCTGCAG GAAGAAAAAAGATTGAGAACTTCGTACATCAATGCAGAAGAGAATGAAAGAGAGACGTTCTTCAGCTTCTCCGCCTCTGTGAGGGAGAGCCACGAGAAGGAGAGAACCAGAGCAGAGCGGACTAAGAACTGGTCAGTCATTGGGTCTGTTCTGGGTGCAGTTATCGGGGTCATGGGGTCAACCTATATTAATCGCGTCAGGCTGCAAGAATTAAAGGTCCTGCTTCTGGAAGCGCAGAAAGGACCAATCAGCTTACAGGAAGCCATCCACGAACATGCGTCTGTACACCAATCCCAGCAAAAGGATCTTGGTGACCTCATTGTATCATTAAGAAATGTGGTACCAGGTACAGTGCCGTCATCCCAAGTGTCTCCCAAAGGTGGCTCTGAGTCTCCAGGAAAAGCCGTCGCTTCAGACGATCGGGTGTTTACGGTAATTAAGGAGCATATGGCTTACACCAAGGAAACCGGGAAGAACTTGGAAGGCTTACAGCAGAAATATGGAGACCTGGAAAAGAGTATCGGCAAAATAGCAACAGATGTTCAGAATGTGAAGTCTAAACTGTCCTCGCCGCCCACAGCCAGAGTCGCCCCCGTGTCTGTGCCTGGGGACAGCGGGCAGGAAGGTCCGCTGCAGAATGTTATACTTGTATTGTCAGAAGCCGAGCAAAGGCTGGGGACTCAAATTAATAGAAATTCCATTTACAGCACTGCATTGACATGTATGGTGTTCACATTAACAATTCCTATATTGTACGTTTtactgaagggaaactag